The uncultured Desulfobulbus sp. genome window below encodes:
- the rimO gene encoding 30S ribosomal protein S12 methylthiotransferase RimO: MKNVFIVSLGCPKNLVDTEVMLASLEHAGYTLTDMPEKAEVIVVNTCGFIQPAVEEAVDTILEMAEYKEAQPGTRLVVTGCMVQRYGSSLLEELPEVDLFVGLDDFPRIDELLAAGEQGDRLVASPGAAQFLMDSSHARRMTTPAFRSYLKITEGCDNCCTYCMIPSIRGPLRSREIVDLVAEAQALERAGVRELCLIAQDLTAYGTDLVEKESLVGLLEALLAETTIPWFRLLYAYPSGITDELLGLMAKNPRILPYLDIPFQHVSDPVLKRMNRPYGEALLDSLIGRIRSFLPDSVLRTTLMVGFPGETTEDVRVMEQALKRWQLDHVGVFEYQDEEGSAAALLPEKVTDEEKAKRYEQVMSLQAEISQERLQRYVGRVEPVLVEGVSEESELLLEGRTRYQAPDIDGCVYITSGQFNPGDIVELRITEAHTYDLVAEEVDLLEGE, from the coding sequence ATGAAAAATGTCTTTATAGTCAGTCTCGGCTGCCCCAAAAACCTGGTTGATACCGAGGTGATGCTCGCCTCTCTTGAGCATGCGGGCTACACCCTGACCGACATGCCGGAGAAAGCGGAGGTGATAGTGGTCAATACCTGTGGTTTCATCCAGCCTGCGGTGGAAGAGGCTGTTGATACTATTCTGGAGATGGCTGAGTACAAAGAGGCGCAACCCGGGACCCGGTTGGTGGTCACCGGGTGTATGGTCCAGCGGTATGGTTCTTCCTTGCTTGAAGAGCTGCCAGAGGTGGATCTCTTTGTTGGCCTTGATGACTTTCCCCGGATTGATGAGCTGCTTGCGGCAGGAGAGCAGGGAGATCGTCTTGTTGCCTCACCCGGAGCAGCACAATTTTTGATGGACAGCAGTCATGCTCGCCGCATGACGACGCCAGCATTTCGATCGTATCTGAAAATTACTGAAGGCTGTGACAACTGCTGCACCTACTGCATGATCCCTTCCATTCGGGGACCGTTACGCAGTCGGGAGATTGTGGATTTGGTGGCTGAAGCACAAGCTCTGGAACGGGCAGGTGTCCGGGAGCTGTGTCTGATTGCCCAGGATCTGACTGCCTACGGGACTGACCTGGTAGAGAAAGAGAGCCTGGTCGGGCTGCTGGAGGCCCTGCTGGCCGAGACCACGATTCCCTGGTTTCGTCTTCTCTATGCCTATCCTTCGGGTATTACCGATGAATTGTTGGGCTTAATGGCCAAGAATCCTCGAATTCTGCCTTACCTGGATATTCCTTTTCAGCATGTCAGTGATCCTGTGCTGAAGCGGATGAATCGTCCCTATGGGGAAGCCTTGCTCGACTCCCTGATTGGACGCATTCGCAGCTTTCTTCCCGATAGCGTGTTGCGAACCACGCTTATGGTTGGCTTTCCCGGAGAGACCACCGAAGATGTGCGCGTTATGGAGCAGGCCCTGAAACGGTGGCAGCTGGACCATGTTGGTGTCTTTGAGTACCAGGATGAGGAGGGCAGTGCGGCAGCCCTGCTCCCCGAAAAGGTTACAGATGAGGAGAAGGCAAAACGTTATGAGCAGGTCATGTCACTGCAGGCGGAAATCAGTCAGGAGCGGTTGCAACGATATGTCGGTAGGGTTGAGCCTGTGCTGGTGGAGGGCGTGAGTGAGGAAAGCGAGCTGCTTCTTGAAGGAAGAACCCGCTATCAGGCTCCGGATATCGACGGTTGCGTCTATATCACCTCTGGCCAGTTTAACCCCGGTGACATTGTAGAGCTGCGCATCACCGAGGCGCATACCTATGATCTCGTTGCTGAAGAAGTTGATCTGCTGGAAGGTGAGTGA
- a CDS encoding HU family DNA-binding protein yields MNKSELIEALAEAMNIPIREASSITNTIIETMSDALARGESIEIRGFGSFVVKEYSSYTGRNPKTGEKIKVKPKKLPFFKVGKDLREQVNRQGG; encoded by the coding sequence ATGAACAAATCCGAGTTAATTGAAGCCCTGGCCGAAGCGATGAACATTCCAATTCGTGAGGCTTCCTCGATAACCAACACTATTATCGAGACAATGAGCGATGCTCTTGCACGGGGGGAATCTATAGAAATTCGTGGATTTGGCAGCTTCGTCGTCAAAGAATACTCCTCGTATACCGGACGTAACCCCAAGACCGGGGAGAAGATTAAGGTCAAACCCAAAAAACTCCCCTTTTTCAAGGTCGGCAAGGACCTTCGCGAACAGGTGAATCGACAGGGCGGATGA
- a CDS encoding pseudouridine synthase: MEERLQKILAKAGIASRRGAEQLILDGRITVNGQLIRELGYKADSSRDTITFDGKALRFEHKVYVLLNKPTGYVTTLSDPQGRPIVSDLLQDFSERLFPVGRLDLDTEGALLMTNDGELGNTILHPRYEVNKTYEAWVAGFPSESALGRLERGIELEGVRTRPAQIRVLKRGKNQTLIEVIIHEGKKRQVRKMFQAINHRVIHLKRTAYGKLRLGTLASGKYRILSTNDLKKIFSQKIPFTIKNILA; the protein is encoded by the coding sequence ATGGAAGAACGCTTGCAGAAGATATTGGCCAAGGCCGGCATTGCCTCCCGCCGGGGAGCTGAACAACTCATTTTAGATGGTCGTATCACCGTCAACGGACAACTGATTAGAGAGCTTGGCTATAAGGCCGACTCATCCAGGGATACAATTACATTTGACGGGAAAGCCCTTCGTTTTGAACACAAGGTCTATGTGCTTTTAAACAAACCGACGGGCTACGTAACCACGCTCTCCGATCCGCAAGGACGGCCGATAGTTTCTGACCTGTTACAGGATTTCTCAGAACGCCTCTTTCCCGTGGGACGGCTTGACCTGGATACCGAGGGAGCTCTTCTGATGACCAACGATGGCGAACTGGGCAACACCATTCTCCATCCACGCTATGAGGTCAACAAGACCTATGAGGCCTGGGTGGCAGGATTTCCTTCGGAGAGTGCGCTCGGGCGGCTTGAACGGGGGATCGAGCTTGAAGGGGTACGAACTCGACCAGCGCAGATACGTGTCCTGAAACGAGGCAAGAATCAGACCCTTATTGAGGTAATCATCCACGAAGGAAAAAAACGGCAAGTACGTAAAATGTTTCAGGCTATCAATCACCGGGTCATTCACTTGAAGCGTACAGCCTATGGAAAGCTTCGTTTAGGCACCCTGGCGAGTGGAAAATACCGAATTTTGAGTACAAACGACCTAAAAAAAATATTTTCACAGAAAATACCCTTTACAATCAAAAACATACTTGCTTAA
- a CDS encoding UbiD family decarboxylase yields MPPLVNLRSFLNLLRANNQLLTIDTPVDPHLEIAEIHRRVIAQGGPALLFTKVKNSQFPVVTNLFGTADRLEMAFGKRPVNFVQGLVNMVEHALPPTASSLWEARGLLGQGLKVGLKTSKKAPILECCQRPARMTELPMLTSWHSDGGPFVTLPLVYTEHPVDHGHNLGMYRIQRYDDTTTGIHWQIHKGGGFHYHAAEKLNQSLPMTLYIGGPPALMLAAIAPLPENIPELILASLLQGEKLRMADDPYGGHRLVAEAEFAIKGMVQPHVRRPEGPFGDHYGYNSLQHDYPVFQTSHLYHRKDAIYPATVVGRPKQEDFFIGDFLQELLSPLFPLVMKGVQQLKTFGETGFHCLAAARVADRYPREAFAAGLRILGEGQLSLTKFLLVTDGDLNVEDFPRLWQHILERIQWERDLFVFANVSQDTLDYTGPSVNKGSKAMMLGLGDKVRELPREFSGSLPEGCRRPNPYLPGTLVVEGNSYENDPDLAQKLAQFEGVQQWPVILLVDSTSEATCSLQEFLWTFFTRFEPANDIHGRGQTLHRFHVGLEPPIVFDCRMKPWYTDVLEVDPATKALVDEKITSMLPRQYWG; encoded by the coding sequence ATGCCACCGCTTGTAAATTTGCGCAGTTTCCTCAATCTCCTTCGGGCAAACAATCAGCTTTTAACCATCGACACGCCGGTTGATCCGCATCTGGAGATTGCCGAAATTCATCGCCGAGTCATAGCCCAGGGTGGACCGGCCCTTCTTTTCACCAAGGTCAAGAACTCTCAGTTTCCTGTGGTCACCAACCTTTTTGGTACCGCGGACCGACTGGAGATGGCCTTTGGTAAACGACCGGTGAATTTTGTTCAGGGACTCGTCAACATGGTCGAGCATGCCCTGCCGCCAACAGCTTCAAGTCTTTGGGAAGCACGTGGTCTTTTGGGCCAGGGGCTAAAAGTGGGCCTGAAAACCAGCAAAAAGGCTCCAATCCTCGAATGCTGCCAACGCCCTGCCCGCATGACGGAGTTACCCATGCTCACCTCCTGGCACTCCGATGGTGGCCCCTTCGTGACTCTGCCGCTTGTTTACACGGAGCATCCCGTGGACCACGGACATAACCTGGGCATGTACCGCATTCAGCGCTACGATGATACCACCACGGGTATTCACTGGCAGATTCATAAGGGAGGGGGATTTCATTACCATGCGGCTGAAAAGCTGAATCAATCACTGCCCATGACCCTCTATATTGGCGGTCCACCTGCGCTGATGCTTGCCGCCATCGCCCCTTTACCTGAAAATATTCCGGAATTGATCCTGGCCTCGCTTCTTCAGGGGGAGAAACTGCGTATGGCAGATGATCCCTACGGCGGTCACCGACTTGTTGCAGAAGCCGAATTTGCCATCAAAGGTATGGTACAGCCGCATGTTCGACGGCCGGAAGGTCCTTTTGGTGACCATTACGGTTATAACTCCCTGCAGCACGACTACCCGGTTTTTCAGACCAGCCATCTCTATCACCGCAAGGATGCCATTTATCCGGCCACTGTGGTGGGACGGCCCAAACAGGAAGATTTCTTTATCGGTGATTTCCTTCAGGAGCTTCTCTCGCCGCTCTTTCCTCTGGTGATGAAAGGGGTCCAGCAGCTCAAGACTTTTGGCGAGACTGGTTTTCACTGCCTGGCAGCAGCCCGTGTGGCCGATCGCTACCCACGCGAGGCATTTGCCGCGGGTCTTCGAATTCTGGGTGAAGGACAACTCTCTCTGACCAAGTTTCTCCTGGTGACCGACGGCGATCTCAATGTTGAGGATTTTCCACGCCTCTGGCAGCATATCCTTGAGCGCATTCAATGGGAGAGAGATCTTTTTGTTTTTGCCAACGTCTCCCAGGATACCCTTGACTATACCGGTCCTTCAGTTAACAAAGGGTCCAAGGCAATGATGCTTGGCCTCGGCGACAAGGTTCGTGAACTTCCAAGAGAATTTTCCGGTTCGCTTCCCGAGGGCTGCCGTCGTCCGAATCCCTATCTTCCGGGCACTCTGGTTGTTGAGGGGAATTCCTATGAAAATGATCCGGACCTGGCCCAGAAACTCGCCCAATTTGAAGGAGTTCAGCAATGGCCGGTTATTCTTCTCGTTGACTCCACTAGCGAGGCAACCTGTTCACTTCAGGAATTTCTCTGGACCTTTTTCACTCGATTTGAGCCTGCAAACGACATTCACGGCCGAGGACAGACCTTACACCGTTTCCATGTGGGCCTTGAGCCACCCATCGTTTTTGACTGCCGTATGAAACCCTGGTACACGGATGTTCTGGAGGTCGATCCTGCCACCAAGGCACTGGTGGATGAAAAAATCACCTCCATGTTGCCGCGACAATACTGGGGATGA
- a CDS encoding secondary thiamine-phosphate synthase enzyme YjbQ translates to MANGSLGLTSRNRLEMIDVTTELQQLVHEKGIDSGILYVYNPHTTAGLLINEGADPDVQRDLLGALQKIVPADYPYRHAEGNSPAHLMTAMTGSSVQIFIERGRLQLGTWQRVFFSEFDGPRSRKLWWKILAG, encoded by the coding sequence ATGGCAAACGGTAGCCTTGGCCTGACAAGCCGCAACCGGCTGGAAATGATCGATGTGACCACAGAGTTACAGCAGCTCGTTCACGAAAAAGGTATAGACAGCGGCATACTCTACGTCTACAACCCGCACACGACAGCCGGTCTCCTCATCAATGAAGGGGCAGATCCAGATGTACAGCGTGATCTCTTGGGGGCATTGCAGAAAATCGTCCCTGCCGATTACCCCTACAGACATGCCGAGGGCAACTCACCGGCCCACCTGATGACCGCCATGACCGGGTCTTCGGTCCAGATATTTATCGAACGTGGCAGGTTGCAGCTTGGCACCTGGCAGCGGGTCTTTTTCAGTGAATTTGATGGCCCGCGCAGTCGGAAGCTGTGGTGGAAAATTCTTGCCGGATGA
- a CDS encoding glycine zipper domain-containing protein, with amino-acid sequence MKYMSIILACVSLFSLSSCATKGQTGALGGAAAGALIGQAIGHNTGATLIGAAVGTMLGNIVGNEMDKYDREQLNHTYERGVSYQRSAWVNPDTGNQYMVSPQPAYQNPNTQRICRRAEIEALVDGRPQKTYSTACRDEYGSWQLQ; translated from the coding sequence ATGAAGTATATGAGCATTATTCTTGCTTGTGTGAGTCTCTTTTCACTCTCTTCCTGCGCCACCAAAGGACAGACTGGTGCGCTCGGTGGGGCGGCCGCAGGGGCCTTGATCGGTCAAGCCATTGGCCACAATACCGGAGCAACGCTCATTGGGGCAGCGGTAGGCACCATGCTAGGCAACATTGTTGGCAATGAGATGGACAAATACGACCGCGAGCAGCTCAACCACACCTATGAACGGGGTGTCTCCTACCAGCGTTCCGCCTGGGTCAACCCGGATACGGGCAACCAATACATGGTTTCCCCTCAGCCAGCCTACCAGAACCCCAATACCCAGCGCATCTGCCGCCGTGCTGAAATTGAAGCACTGGTTGACGGCAGACCGCAAAAAACCTACAGCACCGCCTGTCGCGATGAATATGGTTCCTGGCAGTTACAGTGA
- the rmuC gene encoding DNA recombination protein RmuC gives MESVFFTLPQLPAPFDQIDPTSFTFGVGFSLFFAVILLLVLQMRVQRRQLTLSLKLERYEDETDILRRELKEVRHEYDLLIRECRQLETENASLQTSYRGLQQQLQEREILLEETRTQIKRDFQILAGQALQEKGESLNQQHTSTLTHLLRPFQDQILDFKSKVEDIYDRDSRDRVSMLKEIEHLKTLNQQISSEAANLTQALRGSNKLQGQWGEMILAKLLENSGLRSGKEFQTQVHHISQDGSALRPDVIVHLPDERTVIIDAKVSLKAFQDAHNTEDEQEKTLLIRQHLDSVRKQVSLLAGKQYQQLSEVGSLDFVLLFIPIEGAFQLAVEQDPELLTASMQKKVILTSPSTLLAILRTIHHLWRLDEQNRNGLVIAKQAGNLYDKFVGFAEAFEEIGFRLTQAQQSWHTARNRLSTGQGNLVARAEALKELGVQASKTLPESLSSTSSLSGEIS, from the coding sequence GTGGAATCAGTCTTTTTTACTCTGCCCCAGCTCCCAGCTCCTTTTGATCAGATTGACCCGACCTCCTTCACCTTTGGAGTCGGGTTCAGTCTGTTTTTTGCAGTTATTTTATTGTTAGTTCTGCAGATGCGGGTCCAACGGCGTCAACTCACATTAAGTCTGAAGCTCGAACGATATGAAGATGAAACAGATATCCTACGGCGCGAGCTAAAAGAGGTTCGCCATGAATATGATCTGCTTATCCGCGAATGTCGACAGTTGGAAACCGAAAACGCCTCTTTGCAGACATCCTATCGCGGACTTCAGCAGCAATTGCAGGAACGAGAAATCCTGCTTGAGGAAACGCGTACTCAGATCAAACGCGATTTTCAGATTTTGGCTGGTCAGGCGCTGCAGGAAAAAGGCGAGTCGCTTAATCAGCAGCACACCTCGACCCTGACCCACCTGCTCCGCCCCTTTCAGGATCAGATACTCGATTTCAAGAGCAAGGTTGAAGATATATATGATCGCGATTCCCGTGACCGTGTCTCCATGCTCAAAGAAATCGAGCACCTGAAAACGCTCAACCAGCAGATCAGCAGCGAGGCCGCCAATCTCACCCAGGCCCTACGGGGCAGTAACAAGCTCCAGGGGCAATGGGGAGAAATGATCCTGGCCAAACTCCTGGAAAACTCGGGCCTACGCAGCGGCAAAGAGTTCCAGACGCAGGTCCATCATATCAGCCAGGACGGTTCTGCCCTGCGGCCGGATGTCATCGTCCACCTTCCCGACGAAAGGACGGTCATCATTGATGCCAAGGTCTCGCTCAAAGCTTTTCAGGATGCGCATAATACCGAAGATGAACAGGAAAAAACACTGTTGATCAGACAACACCTGGATTCTGTGAGAAAACAGGTGAGTCTGCTTGCAGGCAAACAGTACCAGCAACTCAGCGAGGTAGGTTCGTTGGATTTTGTCCTCCTTTTCATTCCCATTGAAGGGGCTTTTCAACTTGCGGTGGAACAAGACCCCGAACTGCTGACTGCCTCCATGCAGAAAAAGGTCATTCTCACAAGCCCCTCAACCCTCCTTGCCATTCTGCGCACAATCCACCATCTCTGGCGCCTTGACGAGCAAAACCGCAATGGTTTAGTCATTGCCAAACAAGCTGGGAATCTTTATGATAAATTTGTTGGCTTCGCTGAAGCCTTTGAGGAGATAGGCTTTCGTCTCACCCAAGCACAACAGTCCTGGCACACAGCCAGGAATCGCCTTTCCACGGGCCAAGGCAACTTGGTTGCCCGAGCGGAAGCGCTCAAAGAGCTGGGAGTGCAGGCTTCAAAAACACTGCCCGAATCCCTTTCATCCACATCTTCTCTTTCAGGAGAAATATCATGA
- a CDS encoding chaperone modulator CbpM, with the protein MAKQLTYVTGIVLSEESRCSLAELCRLCNVSAELIENLIDEGILSPEGCSPKEWQFSFVAVQRVQTVIRLQQDLRVNLPGCALVLDLLDEIETLRLRSRRR; encoded by the coding sequence ATGGCAAAACAACTCACCTATGTCACCGGTATTGTCTTGAGCGAGGAGAGTCGTTGTTCTCTGGCAGAGCTCTGTCGGCTGTGCAATGTCAGCGCTGAACTTATAGAAAACCTTATTGACGAAGGCATCCTAAGCCCCGAGGGCTGTTCCCCCAAAGAATGGCAGTTTTCCTTTGTTGCTGTTCAACGGGTTCAAACCGTCATTCGTCTGCAACAGGATTTACGGGTTAATCTTCCAGGATGTGCTCTGGTACTCGATCTCCTGGATGAGATTGAAACCCTGCGCCTCCGGTCCAGAAGGCGTTAA
- a CDS encoding DnaJ C-terminal domain-containing protein has product MEYKDYYKILGVGRKASQDQIKQSYRKLARKYHPDINKEANAENSFKDIGEAYEVLKDPEKRAAYDQFGANWKEGQNFDPPPNWDAGFEFRGAGYTGADASDFSDFFESLFGKTQQSNHRQYSFRMQGEDQHAKILISLQDAYAGGQKTITLNRQVINPQGLLQQQPHTINITIPKGILAGQRIRLEGQGMPGHGGGPAGDLYLEIAFEEDRLFHVEKRDIHINLPVTPWEAALGASITVPTLGGKVQLKIPAGSQGGRKLRLKGRGLSTANQSGDQIVTLRIVIPEAKTDEQRALYEEMAKQMPTNPRTELGV; this is encoded by the coding sequence ATGGAATATAAAGATTATTACAAAATTTTGGGAGTTGGCCGTAAGGCCTCCCAGGACCAGATCAAACAGAGTTACCGTAAACTTGCCCGTAAGTACCACCCTGATATCAACAAGGAGGCAAATGCGGAGAACAGCTTTAAAGACATCGGGGAAGCTTACGAGGTCCTCAAAGACCCGGAAAAACGCGCAGCCTATGACCAGTTTGGTGCCAACTGGAAGGAAGGGCAAAACTTTGATCCTCCTCCCAACTGGGATGCTGGTTTTGAGTTCCGAGGAGCTGGCTATACAGGTGCCGACGCCTCAGATTTCAGTGATTTTTTTGAATCTCTCTTTGGCAAAACCCAGCAGAGTAACCACAGGCAGTATTCATTTCGGATGCAGGGAGAGGATCAACACGCCAAAATCCTTATCAGTTTGCAAGATGCCTACGCCGGTGGCCAAAAAACCATAACCCTCAATCGCCAGGTCATCAATCCTCAAGGTCTGTTACAGCAACAACCACATACAATAAATATCACAATTCCCAAGGGAATTCTTGCGGGACAACGTATTCGCCTCGAAGGCCAAGGAATGCCGGGCCACGGAGGCGGCCCCGCAGGAGATTTATACCTTGAAATTGCCTTTGAAGAAGACCGCCTCTTTCATGTCGAAAAACGAGACATACACATCAACCTTCCCGTCACCCCTTGGGAGGCTGCACTGGGAGCCTCAATTACAGTGCCAACGCTTGGTGGCAAGGTACAGCTCAAAATCCCCGCAGGATCGCAAGGAGGAAGAAAACTACGCCTCAAAGGGAGGGGGCTATCCACCGCCAACCAGTCGGGCGATCAGATCGTTACCTTACGCATCGTTATCCCTGAGGCAAAGACCGATGAACAACGTGCACTTTATGAAGAGATGGCCAAACAAATGCCCACAAATCCACGAACAGAATTAGGTGTCTGA
- a CDS encoding shikimate kinase, giving the protein MNSKVANILLTGFRATGKSTVGRLLAQRLGLFFIDMDIELSKRLGGSVAEIVHEHGWPYFRKAEANLLAELCSRTGYVIATGGGAIEHQAQWHSLRRNAFVLWLDADEATIKRRIDKDPLSSVQRPDLPAEGSAQRESLTCTLERRRPLYRQGSDIHLDTAANTPEQLAAAALSWLEKQA; this is encoded by the coding sequence ATGAACAGTAAGGTAGCTAACATTCTCCTGACCGGATTTAGAGCCACAGGCAAAAGCACAGTTGGCCGACTTCTCGCCCAGCGGCTTGGGCTTTTTTTTATAGATATGGATATTGAACTCAGCAAACGTCTTGGTGGCAGTGTGGCTGAGATTGTGCATGAGCACGGCTGGCCCTATTTCCGAAAGGCGGAAGCTAACCTGCTTGCAGAACTCTGTTCCCGCACTGGCTATGTGATTGCTACCGGCGGCGGTGCCATCGAGCATCAAGCACAGTGGCACTCTTTGCGCAGAAACGCTTTTGTCCTCTGGCTTGATGCCGATGAGGCGACGATCAAAAGACGTATAGACAAGGATCCTCTTTCCTCAGTGCAGCGACCCGATCTACCTGCTGAAGGCAGTGCACAACGGGAATCACTTACATGCACACTTGAACGTCGCCGCCCCCTGTATCGCCAGGGCTCAGATATACACCTTGACACCGCTGCAAATACTCCTGAACAGT